The genomic window TTCGCTATCATGCTGCCTATCGTTCTTGCCAGTGACGATCCAAATATCGTCGGAAATACACTCTTGCTCACGGCACTGGGCAGTCTCGCGGGCTTCGGCGCAGGTATGTACGACGCGCAAGCCAAAACGCGGCAACTCGAACTTCAAGAAACAATCGATCAACTGGAAACCTCGAATGAACGCCTTGAACGACACCAGCAGTACACTGACGATATTCTTGACGCAATCGATGACGTGTTCTATGTTGTAGACGAAAACGGATCTCTTGAACGGTGGAACCAAAGCCTCTTAGAGGTATCTGGCTACACAGCAGAGGAAATATCATCAATGACTGCAGCCGACTTCTTCCGGAGCGACGACCGTGATGCAGCCATGGATGCGGTCCGCAAAGGCTTTGAGAGCGGTTCGGTAGATGTAGAACTCAAGCTACGCACAAAGGACGGCGATACCGTCCCCTTCGAGTTCGTTGGATCCACGCTCAAGAACACATCCGGAGACCCTGTTCTGGCTGGCATCGGACGTGACGTTTCGGACCGGGTCGAGCGTGAACAGCGGCTCGAAGAGTCCAACGAGCGGCTCGAACAGTTCGCCTACGCTGCCTCCCACGACCTTCAGGAACCACTTCGGATGGTGTCGAGTTATCTGCGCTTGATCGAGGACCGAGCCGACGAGGAACTAACCGAAGAGACCGAGGAATTTCTCGAGTTTGCCGTGGACGGGGCCGACCGCATGCGTGACATGATCGACGGATTACTGGCGTACTCACGCATAGAGACCCAGGGAGAGGAACTCGAACCGGTCGACCTCAATGAAGTAATTAGAGACGTGCGCGACGACCTCGAGATGCGTATAACTGAAAGTGATGCCGACGTAAATATCGAGGAATTGCCTCGTGTGGTAGGAGATAAACATCAGTTGCATCAGCTATTTCAGAATTTATTGAGCAACGCGATTGAGTATAGCGGGAACGAGCCGCCACAGGTGCAGATTTCCGCCACTCAGACCGATTCGATGTGGGAAATATCGGTTCAGGACGAGGGGATCGGGATTGAGCCGGATGAACAAGGTCGTATCTTTGAGGTATTCCAGCGGCTTCATTCCCGGAACGATCACGAGGGCTCGGGTATTGGTCTGGCAGTGTGCGAGCGAATCGTCGAACGTCACGGCGGCGAGATTTGGGTCGAATCCGAGCCAGGCGAGGGAGCGACGTTCTCATTTACACTTCCAGCGGAAGATGAGTATGACCGCTGAGCATGGAATTGATTATCGGTTGACATTCTCTTTGTTGAGAATAATCCTGGCGACATACGCCTCACGAAAGAGGCGTTCAAGGACGGACAGCTCGCGAACACACTCCACGTTGTCAGAAACGGTGTCGGTGCCCTTGATTTCCTCTTTCAACGAAATGACTACGCCGACGTACCGCGCCCCGATCTCGTGCTATTAGACCTTAACATCCCCCGAAAAAATGGCGAAGAGGTGCCTGAAGAATTTCACGAGGATCCGAACTGCAGGCGTATTCCAGTAATCGTCCTCACGGGCTCGGAAGCCAAAACAGACGTCGTCAAGTCCTATAAACTGTGCGTGAATGGCTATCTAACAAAGCCGGTTGATCCTACAAGTTTATCGAATGGTACAGGAGTTAGAGCGGTTCTGGCTCTCGATAATGCGGTTAGCGGCTGATTCTGATCTCGATTGAGAAGCGGTGTGTAGTCAGCATCCCAGCCGAATATAACTACAACTTGATAAAATCCTCAGCGATCAGTTCGCATCTGAGCTGAGCAGAGAGACTACCGTTGATTCGATACGATACTACACTCAGCTAGATTCATCCCATGCCGGTCTGACTCGACCTCGAACCGCACCGCAGTCCTCCCGTTTCCTTCGATTATCGCGCGTC from Halopiger xanaduensis SH-6 includes these protein-coding regions:
- a CDS encoding sensor histidine kinase — protein: MGFRNRRYSDVSGRKFIVALGGIFVALVVSYPFLPIVNDSSSELWVVLGILVGIPGLVLLYGGYRLPQTDIRSELYPTVGKWCLRGIVVGFAIMLPIVLASDDPNIVGNTLLLTALGSLAGFGAGMYDAQAKTRQLELQETIDQLETSNERLERHQQYTDDILDAIDDVFYVVDENGSLERWNQSLLEVSGYTAEEISSMTAADFFRSDDRDAAMDAVRKGFESGSVDVELKLRTKDGDTVPFEFVGSTLKNTSGDPVLAGIGRDVSDRVEREQRLEESNERLEQFAYAASHDLQEPLRMVSSYLRLIEDRADEELTEETEEFLEFAVDGADRMRDMIDGLLAYSRIETQGEELEPVDLNEVIRDVRDDLEMRITESDADVNIEELPRVVGDKHQLHQLFQNLLSNAIEYSGNEPPQVQISATQTDSMWEISVQDEGIGIEPDEQGRIFEVFQRLHSRNDHEGSGIGLAVCERIVERHGGEIWVESEPGEGATFSFTLPAEDEYDR